In Deltaproteobacteria bacterium, the sequence TGCCACCGCCGAGTTCCGCCGCGCCGTTGATGAACGCGGCGCGGTCATCGTGCAGCAGAAGGTCGGCGTGTGGATTCCGCGCGGCCTCAACTTCTTTGGACCGCCGCACTCGCGCTTCACCGCGGCTTGTCGCGCCTTCGGCTTCAAGGCGGTCGACAACAGCGAGCTGGCCGACGAGTTTCGTCGCATCGTCGAGCGGCGGCTCACTGCGGTCGGCTTGCAGATGCCGCGACTCACGCCGACCTACCCCCATCGCGTCCTGCTTCCGTCCGCATAGATCGGCCGTCACGCTCGCCCCTGTTGACTTGCTGCGTGCGTCGTCAGACAACGACGGGTATGCGCAGCTTCCGCACAGAGATCCCGCTGCACCTCAAAGCGCGGATGGCGTTCGTGAACATCACACCGCAAGTGGAAGCGGCGCTGGCCGAGAGCGGCATCCGCGAAGGGCTGTGCCTGGTCAACTCGATGAACATCACCGCGAGCGTGTTCATCAACGACGACGAGCCGGGCTTGCACGAGGACTATGCCCGCTGGCTCGAACAGCTCGCGCCGTTCGACCCCAGCCCCGAGCGCTATCACCACAACCGCACTGGCGAAGACAACGGCGACGCGCACCACAAGCGCCAGATCATGGGTCGCGAGGTCGTGATCGCCATCACCAACGGCAAGCTCGACTTCGGCCGCTGGGAGCAGATTTTCTACGGCGAGTTTGACGGCAATCGCACCAAGCGCGTGCTCATCAAAATCATCGGCGAATAACAGCATCGCAACGGAGGAACGCATGGACATCGGGCGAGTCGGCATCTGGACCTTCCTCGACCTGCACCCGACTGCGAAGGCGCAGGAGGCGGCGGCGGAGATCGAAGCGCTCGGCTACGGCGCGATTTGGATTCCCGAAGCGCTTGGACGCGAGGCTTTCACCAGTTCGGCGCTCCTGCTCGCGGGCACTCAGCGCATTGTGATCGCCACCGGCATCGCCAACATCTGGGCCCGCGATCCGATGGCGATGGCCGGTGCGCAGAAGACGCTCACCGAAGCCTATCCCGATCGCTTTCTGCTCGGCATCGGCGTCAGCCATGGACCGCTGGTCGGCATGCGCGGCCACAACTACGACAAGCCGCTGAGCGCGATGCGCGGCTATCTCGATGCGATGGACAGCGCGCCATTCATGGCCGCGACCCCGTCCACGCCACCGGTGCGCGTGCTGGCCGCGCTCGCACCCAAGATGCTCAAGCTTGCCGCCGAACGCGCCAACGGGTCGCACCCGTACTTCGTACCTCCCGAGCACACGGCACACGCCCGCGAAACCATGGGCAAGGGTCCGCTGCTCGCTCCCGAGCAAGCCGTCGTGTTGGAAACCGATCCGATCAAAGCGCGCGACATCGCCCGCACGCACATGGCCACGTATCTCGGCCTGCCGAACTACGTAAACAATCTGAAGCGGCTGGGCTTCAGCGACGACGACATCGCCAAGGGCGGCAGCGATCGCCTGGTCGACGCCATCGTCGTCTGGGGTACGGTCGAGGCTGTGGCCAAGCGGGTGCGCGCCCATCACGATGCCGGCGCGGACCATGTGTGCCTGCAAGTGCTCGATGCCGATCCACGCGCCATTCCCGTGCGCCAGTGGCGGGAATTGGCCGCTGCCCTTCTACGTTAAGTGCCCGCCCGGCTACGTTTGTGCGCGGCCAGGCGTTCGGCATGGCGTGTGCTGAGCAGGTTCCCGACTGGGAAACCCTATGACTTCCTACGAGGCCAATCCTCTCATCCGCCGGCAAGGGACCGACATGACGATCAAGCACGCACTAGTAGTCGACGACTCCAAGTCCGCCGGGCTCATGCTCCGCCGCATGCTCGAACAACACAGCATGATGGTCGATGTAGCCGAGTCCGCAGAAGCCGCACTAGCGTATTTGGGTGGGCAGCAGCCGGACATCGTCTTCATGGACCACATCATGCCCGGGATGAATGGCCTGGAGGCGGCGAAGGCGATCAGCTCCAATCCCATTACCGCCGCAATTCCGATCGTCATGTATACTTCGACCGAGGGCGACGCCTACGTGCAAAAGGCTCGCGCTCATGGCGCCGTCGCCATTCTGCCCAAGCCACCCAAGGCGGATCTGCTCAAGCGCATCCTCCAGCAGGTCGGCAACGGCGCGGTGAAGAACGCCCCCAAGGCGCCGACCGTTGCCCCGATTGCTCCGTCGCACGTCCCAACGCCGGCAGCGCTGACTTCCGAGGCGATCGAGGACCTCGCGCGACGGACGGCCGAGGCGGTCGTCCAGACCCTCGTGACCCGCGTGCTGCAAGAGCAGCTCTCTGAGCTGCGCCAGGACATGATCGCGCGGTGCGAAGATGTGGCCCGCCAAGCCGCGGTCGAACTCAACCAAGCCCAAGAAAGCGAGCTGCTGATCCGGGTGCAGGAGAAGCTGCAGGACCAGATCGAGGAGTTGCGCGAGAGCGGCGCCGCGCCCAGCTCATTGACGCCCGCGCTGCTCGAAGAAGTTACCAAGGTGGCCCGCTCCGTCGCCACCCGCGACGCGACCGAGGCCGCGACGCAAACCGCGCAGCGCGTCGCGCAACAGGCGGCGCGCGACGTCGCCAAGCACACCGCCAGCGACACCGCGAAACAGGTCGCCGCCGAGGTCTACTCCAGCCGCGCCAACGCGCTCGCCGATCAGTTGCGCGACCATGTGCGTGACCAACTCGCCGACGTCAACGCGCGCCTCGGCGAACCCGCGACCGTTTCGTCCGCCATCTTGGACGACATTCGCAGCATGGCGCGCTCGGCCGCCAAGCAGGAGGCGGTCGACACCGCCACGCAGACGGCATTGCGCGTGGCGCAGCAATCGGTGCACGAACTCGCCGGCCGCGCGGCCAAAGATGCGGCGCAACAGGTCGCCACCGAAGTGCTCAACGCGCGCATCGATCCACTCGCGAGCCAACTGTCCGCCCAACTCACAGAACAGATGGACGAGCGACTCGCCGAGTTCCGCGCGCTGCTCGCCAAGCCGACACGGCTCGCACCCGAGATCGAAGAGGAGATCAAGCAAGCCGCGCGCACCGCGGCGGCGCAAGCCGCGGTCGAAGCCAGTGCGCACGCCGTACAGAAGGCGACCGGACAATCGGCGCAAGACATCGGCAAGCAAGCCGCCAAGCTCGCCGTCCGCCAGCTCGAAGGCGCCCTCGCCTCCTTCGAGAGCCAGCAAGCCACTCGCATGGCCATCTTCGCTGCCGGCGCCGCGGTGGTCGGCATCATCGCTTCGGTCGTCGTCTTCTTGCTGAAGTAACGACCCACTACCGCACTCTCCCGCATGCTTTTGTAGGCCGATCTTCGGCGTGGCCGCCTCCGGCGGACGCATTTTTCTGTGTCGCGGAGATTAACAAGCGTTCACATATCTGGCATTGCATGAGGCAGATTCTGCCTCGGCGGGAGTGTGATCATGCTGGACCTTCTCATTCAGAACGCCACGGTCATCGACGGCACGGGCAAACCAGGCGTTCGCGCGAATGTCGGATTGCGCGATGGCCGCATCCTCTCGATCGGCGCGACCGACGAGCCCGCGAAGCGCACCCTCGATGCCACCGGCCTCACGCTGGCGCCCGGCTTCATCGATCCGCACACGCACTACGACGCGCAGATCTTCTGGGATCCGTTCCTGACTCCATCGAATCTGCACGGGGTCACCACGGTCATCGGCGGCAACTGCGGCTTCAGCCTCGCCCCGATCGGGGCCAAGGACGCCGACTACATTCGCCGCATGATGGTGAAGGTCGAAGGCATGCCGCTCGCCGCGCTCGAAAACGGCATCGAGTGGAATTGGTCGAGCTTCGGCGAATATATGGACTGCCTCGAAGGTCGCGTCGGCTTGAACGCCGCCTTCCTAGTCGGCCATTGTGCCCTGCGCCGCTCGGTGATGGGGGACGGAGCGGTCGGCACGCCCGCCACGACCGACCAAATCGCGAAGATGACCCAGCTCCTGCACGAGTCGCTCGCGGGCGGTGGCTTCGGATTCTCGTCGTCGCAAGCATTCACGCATTCGGATGGCGACGGCAATCCTGTCCCCTCGCGCTTTGGTGGGCCCGAAGAGATGCTCGCGTTTTCCAAAGCCGTCGGCGAACATCCCGGTACGACGCTCGAGCTGATCGTCGATGGCTGCATGACGCAGTTCGGCGAAGCCGAGATGAATTTGATGATCGCCATGTCGCGCGCCGCCAACCGGCCGGTGAACTGGAACGTCATGCAAGTCTCGGCCGCCAATCGCGGCCGGCACGAACATCAGCTCGCCGCCGGCACCCGCGCCAAGCGGGCGGGCGCGCGCATCGTCGCGCTGACGATGCCGATGCTCGGCGGTGTGAAGATGAGTTTTCTCGACTACTGCGCGCTCAATCTGCTCCCCGGATGGGCGTCGATTCTCGATCTGCCGCTGCCCGAGCGGGCGCGCGCGCTCGCCGATCCGGCGACGCGCCGCCGAATGCGCACCAGCGCCGAAGCCGTCACCGGTGCGCTCGTTAGCCTCCAGCGGTGGGGCGCCTACGAGATCGGCGAAACGTTCGCGCCGCAGAACGAAGGACTCACCGGACGCACGGTCGACGAGATCGCGAAACAACGCGGGAGCGATCCGTTCGAGACCCTCTTCGATATCGTCGTCGCCGATGAGCTGCGGACCGGCTTGTGGCCGCATCCGGCCGACGACGACGCGGAAAGTTGGAAGCTGCGCGTGCAAGTGTGGCGCGATGAACGCGCGATGATCGGTGGCTCCGACGCTGGCGCGCATCTCGATCGCATGTGCGGCGCTCGCTACCCGACGATCTTCCTCGGCGACGTCGTCCGCGAGCGCCAACTCATTTCGGTGGAAGAGGCGGTGCACATGATGACGGATGCTCCGGCACGCTTCTTTGGTTTGAAAGAGCGCGGGCGCATCGCCGTCGGCTGGCACGCCGATCTCGTGCTGTTCGATCCGAAAACAATCGCGTCCGAGCCAATTCGCATGCGCGCCGACCTGCCCGGTGGTTCCGACCGCCTCTTCTGCGGCGCCCGCGGCATCGAGCACGTGCTGGTGAACGGTGTGGAGATCGTGACCGCAGGCAAGGAAACCGGCAATCTCCCCGGCCGAATCATGCGCTCCGGACGCGACACCGAATCGGTCACAGTTGGCAGTTAGTCCCAAGGCGAAGACTTGATGGAACCGCCGATGGACGCCGATCGGAGCTTTCAGCAAATCCCATCGGCGTGGATCGGCGTGCATCGGCGGTTCCCTTTCCTCGTTCGGGTTGATCTCCACTCATGGCGAAACTTCGAGTATCGACACGGGGGCGCGTTCTGATATCCAGAAGGAACCGCCCGCAACCCGAGGAGTCGCGATGACTGCCGCCTCTTACCGGTCAATGAACGAAGCGTTGGAGATTCTCTCCGCCTACGGACCCGATCTCAGCAACGGCCTCACCAGCCACGCGCCGATGGCGGCGGAAGCGTTGTGTGCGCTCGGCCGGCCCGACGCGGTGATCCCGTGGATCGAGCGTTACCGCAAGGGGATGTTGCCGCGACTGTCCGTTCGCGAGCGGATCACGCGCGAGAACTGGCGCAGCGCACTCGCGCAGGAGCATCGCTTCGGCGACTGGAGCGCGTTCTTCGGCGAAGAGCTGCGCGCCGGACCCTGGCGCGAGGTGCTCGATCGCTGGGTGAGCCGTATGGCGCCCGGCATCTGCGCCTCGGCAACCCACGGCGTGATTCGCGTCGGACACGCGGTGCGCAGCTTGGCCGAATCCGAATCGCCAGGCCGCCTCAGTGAACTAGCCGACGCGCTCGCGTCGTGGGCGTACGCGTATCAGGAACTGCCGACGAGCGCCGGCGTGAGCGATCGCGCGATGCGTCCGCGCGAAGCCATCACCAAGGTCGCGGTTGTGCCATTGGAACAGCGTCGCTTTACCGGAACCATCGTCGGGTCACTCGTGGGGCTGAACGACTTTCCCGACTTCGCGCCGGTGATTGGGCTCGTCGATGTCAGCGGCGATGCGAATCAGTTGGTCTCCGAGCTAACGGATGTCTTTGCACGCATGTATCTCGCCAACACCCACGACATCCTGACCGCGATCGTGTTCATCCACGGGGTCACCAGCGTCACCGCGCTGGCCAGCCTGTTGCCGTATCTCGATGACGCGACGGCGCGCGCGGCGCTCCGCTTTGCATGGCAAGCGGGCTGCGGCCTCTACGCCGCCTTCGGCAGCCGCCCGGCGCCGGAGGGCGCGATCGACCCGCCGGGCGAAGATGCCGACACGCTCATCGACATGGCGATCGCGCACGGCGACGAGCACGCGATCAAATTCACCGAAGCCTGTCTGCGCCAATACGCGCGCAATCCGTCGCCCGCGTACTTGGCGGCCGCGCGCAACGCGCTGGACGTCTTGCCTGCGGTTTCGTAAGAATGTCGAACCTTGCTCAAACGCAAAGGCGCAAGGACGCGAAGGCACAAAGCGAATATTCGGATTGAAGCCCTTGCGGCTTTGCGCCTTGGCGACTTTGCGTTGAGTTCTTCTTCTCCGGATGGAGATTGGGAGGGGTGACCATGCCAGCCATGAAAGGATCGGACGTCGAGTTGCTGCACCCGGTCGTCACGATGGTCGGGCGAGTGATGTTCACACTGATCTTCTTCTTGTCGGGCATCACGCACCTCACCAGCATGAGCGACTACGTGGCCCTGATGCCTGCCGTGATTCCGTTTCGCGCATTCTGGGTCATCATCTCCGCGGCGGTTGAGCTAACCGGTGCGACGTTGATTGTCACCAACCGTTACCCGCGCCTGGGCGCTTGGTTGATCGTCCTCTTTCTCATTCCCGTGACCATCACCGTGCACGGCGTCGGCATGGTCGCAGCGCCAGACGCGCAGATGGCCGCGATCCAGACCTCGTTCTTCCTGAAAGGCGTGACGATGGCGGGCGCCGCGCTGCTGATCACGCAGCTGGGGGTGCAGCGGTCCTAACCTCGATCCAATAGCGGTTGATCCGATCCTTGCTACCGTCCCCGGACAATCTGCCAACCGATCCGGCCAAATCATCTGCGCCCCATTGTCGTAGCCCGCTCGCTCGCCTAGCGTTCGTGCATGCACATTGCCATCGGCCTCTATGAACGGTTCACGTCGCTCGACGCTATGGGTCCATTCCAGGTGCTGTCGAGTCTCCCTGGCGCGCAGGTGACCTTCGTCGCAGAAAAAGCGGGCCCGGTCACCGACGAATCGGGCTTCCTCACCGTGAACGCGCGCGCCGCGTTCGCCGATCTACCGAACCCGGATATCTTGCTGGTACCCGGCGGCATCATCACCGGTACACTGGTGCCAGATCATCCGATCGTCGGCTGGATCGCGCGGGCCCATCGGACGACGACGTGGACCACGTCGGTCTGCACCGGTTCGCTGCTGCTCGCGGGCGCCGGCGTTCTCGCGGGGGTCGAGGCGACGACACACTGGGGTGCGATGGACGATCTCGCGCGGCTCGGCGCCGTGCCCGTGCGCGAACGCGTCGTGCAGCGCGGAAAGATCGTGACGGCGGCGGGCGTGAGCGCCGGAATCGACATGGCGCTGACGCTCGTGGCCGCAATCGCGGGGACGGAGTTCGCGCAGACGTTGCAGCTCATGATGGAGTACGATCCGGCGCCACCGTTCGACACGGGGTCGCCTGACAAAGCAGGCCCGGAGGCCGTGCAGCGAGCGCTCGCGGCGATGGCGGAGGTGCTGATGACGCTGGCACGGTGAGCGGGTTCACCGCAGAGACGCGAAGATTTGAGTCCGATCGTTCGGCATAACGAACGCCCTGGAACGACTCTCAGAGCAATGGACTCTCTTCGCGAAATAGTCGCCTTGCGTCTTCGCGTCCTTGCGACTTTGCGTTGAAGTATTTCCGGTTTTGGCGTTAGCACCCGGCCGCGCGCAGATATTCACCCAGCGTGGTGGAGTCGTTGGCCACTGCCAGCGCCGTCTCGCGGCGGATCCGATTGGTGCGCACTAAATCCGTGAGGCTGCGTTCCAGCACCAGCATGCCAT encodes:
- a CDS encoding questin oxidase family protein encodes the protein MTAASYRSMNEALEILSAYGPDLSNGLTSHAPMAAEALCALGRPDAVIPWIERYRKGMLPRLSVRERITRENWRSALAQEHRFGDWSAFFGEELRAGPWREVLDRWVSRMAPGICASATHGVIRVGHAVRSLAESESPGRLSELADALASWAYAYQELPTSAGVSDRAMRPREAITKVAVVPLEQRRFTGTIVGSLVGLNDFPDFAPVIGLVDVSGDANQLVSELTDVFARMYLANTHDILTAIVFIHGVTSVTALASLLPYLDDATARAALRFAWQAGCGLYAAFGSRPAPEGAIDPPGEDADTLIDMAIAHGDEHAIKFTEACLRQYARNPSPAYLAAARNALDVLPAVS
- a CDS encoding DoxX family protein, with protein sequence MPAMKGSDVELLHPVVTMVGRVMFTLIFFLSGITHLTSMSDYVALMPAVIPFRAFWVIISAAVELTGATLIVTNRYPRLGAWLIVLFLIPVTITVHGVGMVAAPDAQMAAIQTSFFLKGVTMAGAALLITQLGVQRS
- a CDS encoding DJ-1/PfpI family protein produces the protein MHIAIGLYERFTSLDAMGPFQVLSSLPGAQVTFVAEKAGPVTDESGFLTVNARAAFADLPNPDILLVPGGIITGTLVPDHPIVGWIARAHRTTTWTTSVCTGSLLLAGAGVLAGVEATTHWGAMDDLARLGAVPVRERVVQRGKIVTAAGVSAGIDMALTLVAAIAGTEFAQTLQLMMEYDPAPPFDTGSPDKAGPEAVQRALAAMAEVLMTLAR
- a CDS encoding LLM class F420-dependent oxidoreductase, whose product is MDIGRVGIWTFLDLHPTAKAQEAAAEIEALGYGAIWIPEALGREAFTSSALLLAGTQRIVIATGIANIWARDPMAMAGAQKTLTEAYPDRFLLGIGVSHGPLVGMRGHNYDKPLSAMRGYLDAMDSAPFMAATPSTPPVRVLAALAPKMLKLAAERANGSHPYFVPPEHTAHARETMGKGPLLAPEQAVVLETDPIKARDIARTHMATYLGLPNYVNNLKRLGFSDDDIAKGGSDRLVDAIVVWGTVEAVAKRVRAHHDAGADHVCLQVLDADPRAIPVRQWRELAAALLR
- a CDS encoding amidohydrolase family protein; translated protein: MLDLLIQNATVIDGTGKPGVRANVGLRDGRILSIGATDEPAKRTLDATGLTLAPGFIDPHTHYDAQIFWDPFLTPSNLHGVTTVIGGNCGFSLAPIGAKDADYIRRMMVKVEGMPLAALENGIEWNWSSFGEYMDCLEGRVGLNAAFLVGHCALRRSVMGDGAVGTPATTDQIAKMTQLLHESLAGGGFGFSSSQAFTHSDGDGNPVPSRFGGPEEMLAFSKAVGEHPGTTLELIVDGCMTQFGEAEMNLMIAMSRAANRPVNWNVMQVSAANRGRHEHQLAAGTRAKRAGARIVALTMPMLGGVKMSFLDYCALNLLPGWASILDLPLPERARALADPATRRRMRTSAEAVTGALVSLQRWGAYEIGETFAPQNEGLTGRTVDEIAKQRGSDPFETLFDIVVADELRTGLWPHPADDDAESWKLRVQVWRDERAMIGGSDAGAHLDRMCGARYPTIFLGDVVRERQLISVEEAVHMMTDAPARFFGLKERGRIAVGWHADLVLFDPKTIASEPIRMRADLPGGSDRLFCGARGIEHVLVNGVEIVTAGKETGNLPGRIMRSGRDTESVTVGS
- a CDS encoding YjbQ family protein, with the translated sequence MRSFRTEIPLHLKARMAFVNITPQVEAALAESGIREGLCLVNSMNITASVFINDDEPGLHEDYARWLEQLAPFDPSPERYHHNRTGEDNGDAHHKRQIMGREVVIAITNGKLDFGRWEQIFYGEFDGNRTKRVLIKIIGE
- a CDS encoding response regulator, giving the protein MTIKHALVVDDSKSAGLMLRRMLEQHSMMVDVAESAEAALAYLGGQQPDIVFMDHIMPGMNGLEAAKAISSNPITAAIPIVMYTSTEGDAYVQKARAHGAVAILPKPPKADLLKRILQQVGNGAVKNAPKAPTVAPIAPSHVPTPAALTSEAIEDLARRTAEAVVQTLVTRVLQEQLSELRQDMIARCEDVARQAAVELNQAQESELLIRVQEKLQDQIEELRESGAAPSSLTPALLEEVTKVARSVATRDATEAATQTAQRVAQQAARDVAKHTASDTAKQVAAEVYSSRANALADQLRDHVRDQLADVNARLGEPATVSSAILDDIRSMARSAAKQEAVDTATQTALRVAQQSVHELAGRAAKDAAQQVATEVLNARIDPLASQLSAQLTEQMDERLAEFRALLAKPTRLAPEIEEEIKQAARTAAAQAAVEASAHAVQKATGQSAQDIGKQAAKLAVRQLEGALASFESQQATRMAIFAAGAAVVGIIASVVVFLLK